The Bacteroidota bacterium genome window below encodes:
- a CDS encoding hydrogenase maturation protease: MKILLYGYGNPGRQDDDLGISAIDLLDVWIHKENLTDITLESNYQLNIEDAEIVSNHDLVIFIDATIEEIDRFICTEVKPDDATVEFTMHAVSPAYVLDLSNKLFKKQPETYLIHIKGYEWELGLPMTPAAETNLFAAVEFIKTKVLEARR; the protein is encoded by the coding sequence ATGAAAATTCTGCTATACGGATACGGTAACCCGGGCCGTCAGGACGATGACCTCGGCATTTCAGCCATAGACCTGCTTGACGTTTGGATACATAAGGAAAACCTCACGGATATTACCCTTGAAAGCAATTACCAGCTAAATATTGAAGATGCCGAAATAGTATCGAATCATGATCTTGTAATTTTTATTGATGCTACCATTGAAGAAATCGACCGTTTTATCTGCACCGAAGTAAAACCTGATGATGCAACCGTTGAATTTACAATGCACGCTGTATCACCTGCATATGTGCTCGATTTGAGCAATAAATTATTCAAAAAACAGCCTGAAACTTATCTTATCCACATCAAAGGTTATGAATGGGAACTTGGATTGCCGATGACACCCGCTGCAGAAACAAATCTTTTTGCCGCCGTTGAATTCATCAAAACTAAAGTACTGGAGGCCCGCAGATGA
- a CDS encoding hydrogenase maturation protease, which translates to MSGNNKTLVLGLGNDILMDDGVGPKLMRVVAERYPYPDFDYDTAALGGMELIEMMRDYSRIIIIDAIMTRGGIPGAVYHLTPANFKETSHISNLHDISFLTALKMAESLDIYISDKIDIIAVEIVEDRVFGEEFTPELAANYEETKTEVLAMIKELLGK; encoded by the coding sequence ATGAGTGGAAACAATAAAACACTTGTACTTGGTCTGGGGAACGACATTTTAATGGATGACGGCGTAGGACCAAAGTTAATGCGTGTTGTTGCCGAACGCTATCCATACCCTGATTTTGATTATGATACAGCCGCTCTTGGTGGAATGGAACTCATAGAGATGATGCGTGATTACAGCCGAATCATTATCATCGATGCCATCATGACACGAGGGGGAATACCGGGTGCTGTATATCATCTCACGCCTGCCAACTTCAAAGAAACATCCCATATTTCAAATCTCCACGACATTTCCTTTCTTACCGCGCTTAAAATGGCAGAAAGCCTCGATATCTATATTTCAGACAAGATAGACATCATAGCTGTTGAGATTGTTGAAGACCGTGTTTTTGGTGAAGAATTCACACCAGAACTTGCCGCCAATTACGAAGAAACAAAAACGGAAGTGCTGGCCATGATAAAAGAATTGCTGGGTAAATAA
- a CDS encoding redox-sensing transcriptional repressor Rex, which translates to MERLPDKTVERLSKYRRALLNSLLSGKEHIFSHEIAALLHITPVQVRRDLMLIGYTGTLRKGYDVTNLIEKIGQVLDTLEGQRVAIFGLGNLGRALINYFSGKRTKLTIVAAFDTNPEKTNKEYHGVMCYDFDRVDEILKQENVSIGIITVPGASARTVAEKILASGIKGILNFSSYSLNCPEVYLEEYDMITSLEKVAYFAKRD; encoded by the coding sequence ATGGAACGGTTACCCGATAAAACAGTTGAGCGTTTAAGTAAATATCGTAGGGCGCTACTAAATAGTTTGCTGAGTGGTAAAGAACATATTTTTTCGCACGAGATTGCAGCCCTGCTGCATATTACTCCGGTTCAGGTTAGGCGTGACCTGATGCTTATCGGTTATACCGGCACGTTGCGTAAAGGATATGACGTGACCAATCTCATTGAAAAAATCGGGCAGGTTCTGGATACGTTGGAAGGGCAGCGTGTAGCAATATTCGGGCTCGGAAATCTTGGACGTGCGTTGATAAATTATTTTTCAGGAAAGCGGACGAAGCTCACTATTGTTGCAGCTTTCGATACGAATCCCGAAAAAACGAATAAAGAGTATCACGGTGTAATGTGCTATGATTTTGACAGAGTAGATGAAATATTGAAACAGGAGAATGTTTCTATTGGCATTATTACCGTACCTGGCGCCAGTGCGCGAACCGTTGCCGAAAAGATTCTTGCGTCAGGAATAAAGGGTATTCTGAATTTCTCGTCTTACTCGCTGAATTGCCCCGAAGTGTATCTTGAAGAATATGACATGATTACTTCGCTTGAAAAGGTAGCATACTTCGCAAA